TATTTACAGTTATAAAAAAGTCTACAGCAAATGCTCTATCACTATACATTCACGAAACAAGTGATATATAGAATACCTCGGGTTTGAAGTAATGAAATCATCATTAAAAGAgcgaaaaacaaaaaagtgaaatggTACAACGATCAAGACCAACTGATGATGTAAAACCTTagaatcaagaaaagaataaatatttgtCTCCAAAAGGCTTAAGGCTAATCGTAATCTTCAGAGTCATCCACCTTGACcatgtttctttcaaaaagttgACGACCGGTCAGTTTCTTCTcaagaattgcttttcttacATTGTTATTAGACGTGGAATTTAATGCATTGCGAAGcctttcttcattctctCTTCGAATTTCTTCCTCTCTCCAAATATCaaattccttcttccacTTCATAAACGATTCAGCGGTTACCGGGGTACCTTggaatttttcattttctaattcAATCTCACGATTCTGGCGATCTTCaagctctttttcttccttctcgCATTGTTGATAAAGAACGGTAtttacttcttcttttagTATGGAGCAAAGCGAAAACACCATGGCCATGCCCAAGCATTCTTCCGCCTGAAGATAATAGGTTAGCTCAATTGCAAAGACTAGAAAGCACTTCTCTGGcttattcaaaattttctCGCTACTTACGTTTTGATGAACGACCTCTTGGAGATACTTCATTTGCTCTTCGCCAAGCCAACGATGAGGTGGACTAATGcgaatttttatttcaggGATTTCATTGGGATATTCATCGCTCAATGTCGCGATCAAAATGACAGAAGCTGCAATGTTGGTTAGCAAGACAGGTATACCAACCTACGTTCTAAAAAGTATATTCATACGAGGATCTGAGCATTTAGATTCTTCCGAATCTATTGTTTGAGTAATCTGGAATGTCCTTTCATCCAAACCTGTTTCGTTAGCTTCTTCACTTATCATGCAAAGCTCATAAATTTTTGCCTTTTCGGTTTTTGGTGTAAAATCGATCCTATCGGAGCAAATAGAAtgatttttatatattttactTACATTGAAATTCATCCGGATAAATGGACTCtaaaatttccttttcctcttcaatAGCTGAACTCATTGCTAAGATGggaaatttttgtttcctgTAGAGGTACCTTCTTGAGGTTTATGTCGTACTTCACTGTTAGCAACATGGAACATAGAAATACTAGAATACATGTGGAGATAAATTAgtttgaaataaaagtagAAAGCTTCAATAGTTAAATCAAGAACCTGAAGTTATACCCATATTCATTTTGTGTCCAACGTAGCTTTAAACGAAAGAtacttgaaaaagtatGTAAGAAGTAAACATTGCCAATCAAACCGTAAATTTCTTATTCTTTGTTGCTGCGATAACCTTGAGGCTTTACAAGATGGTAACGCTTCTTTTGTTACAATGAAATTATTTCATTACACATGTACTGAtgaaatatattttttgaaaaacattaAACACtgtctacggccatacctaggcgaaaacaccagttcccgtccgatcactgcagttaagcgtctgagggtctcgttagtactatggttggagacaacatgggaatccgggatgctgtaggctttctattttttgatttgttcAACGTAGATTCGTGCTTGgaaatgcttttcttaATTCCCTTCTTGTGAGACGTTACTCGACAAGTAACCGggaacaaaaaaggattacGAATTGTGGATGTAGTGAAATTAcaaatttttgataaaaaacTCAACAATAATATAGTATTTATGCATTTCAATTAGTAGCTGCAGTAAGTCTTCCGTTTTCGATTTCTACTCATTGCCTTTGAGATGAGAAGTTAAATGCATGTCTTTTAATTGCGGTCATCAATTCAAATTAATACAAGGTTGTTTCTTAGTTTCAAGCCATTTCCAactgaaattgaaatagccaaataaaaaagaatatagaTAATGGTTCATCAAAGCAATTCATAACCGATTGCGATCTGCGTTAGCCGAAGAGTCTAAAAGACTAGAGAATAGAAGACAAATGAACGGAACTAAAGTTGAGTACTAGGATTGCTCTGCAActctatttcttcattcgtATCCGTCGGCGGAGGAGGAAGTGCATTGTCTCTTTGCTGATAGCTGGGAAGCGTAGGCGAACTCGTGTGCTCCGTTGAGCTTACAAAGTTTAAACCAAGACAGGCTAAAAGAGTGCAATACAATCCATAGCCAACACCGCATATTATGGTACCTAAACCGTACATCAAAATATCTACGACCATACCAATGATTTTTCCAATAGCACTGTGAATAGCACTGTATATGTTTCCGATAGCACTGAATAGGAATGGAAGGATACAACCCATCAAGATGACCACATAAAGTAATCTTCTAACAGTCCCGAGAATAATTGAATGAAGACctaatatttttgttagtaaacaatcAAATGTATCGATAAATTGGAAATGGTTGaactcataaaaaaaagcagctaCAAATACTATGAATATCACAACATGAATAATCAGAGGACCCAAGGGCCAATTGCCCCAATCTTTAAAGCCATCGACTAGAAAAGTATATGTTCGGAAGTAGTAAGATATCGCACAGACACACACCAAAGAGGGAATAATTGTAGATAACAATCGTTGCGATTTCTCCTTAACAACTACATTGTCGGGAAATTCCCGATTTAGGAATTGTGAAGCTTCACGTTTCCTTTCAtctaaaaaggaatgaaaatcGCCAAGTTAATCCATAGCtatatctttcttctctttgGCTTGTAAAGAACCTGAATTGGGTGATTTATTTGTGTCCTGTTGTGTGTACAAAGGAAGTCCCTTCTCGAGATCAACATTGTAAACATTGACATGGCTGTACGCAGGAGGATCGCTTAAATTATTATTCTTTGACATTCTTGTAAAATTTGAGCGAGTCTACCGCTTCAAGTGCAATAGACTAGAGCAATTGTGAGTTCTCCTGCTCGCAAGCTTCCCAAATATCGAATGAAAACACACCCAATTATAGTCCAATTTTATTATATCATTCCACCAAGTTAAAAGAAGCCCCAAAATTAATCAAATtggtaaaagaaatgaagaaagaggAAGTTTGCTCCTGCCAAGAAATTCGCATCGCTTACGGTGTTGGGTTGCAATGACAAGTAACACTTATGCAATttctggtttgtttacatttttataaacaaaccaagtTTTCAGCAATTATACTAATTCATCTATTTTCAAATGGGTGAAAAGTCAATGGATAGTTTGTAATTGTAAATCATTTTATATTCTTCAACTATTTAAACTACGTTATCACAAACCTCGCTagcgaagaagaaaagcattaGCTATAGTTGATAATTGACAGACTTTGTgattattgaaaaatatcaatattaataaataaccaaaacaaattgcGCCCTTGTAAATGTAGATGTTATATGTCCAGCATATAAGAGAAGCTGAAACCAATCCAATTGCTTGCTATAATAAAAACCGATAAACCAACCATGATGCTGCCCCTTGCTACTTAAAGAATAACTCGAAAAAGGGGCTATATGTCGTTAGCAATTCGCAAACAATAGAATATAATCAAGACAAGGTGTATTTCTTCTTAGACGAGAAACTTGTGAATGGTGACGAATTGCTTATTGGGAGTAATACCAGAAAAACAAGTCGAttctactttttcatttaaaaaaaaaactaaagaTACAATAGAAAAAGCTCAATTTGGGTGATACTAAAGGAGAAAAACTGCCTCAAAACGCGATTCTTTCGCTTTCCTTGCGCAGCTGTTTGATCATAGTCAAGTCACAATTAACCAAGTAACACAAgtattttgtttacacttgaataaacaaaagaacgTCCCATAATTTATGATGCTTTCTCTGTCAAAATTACATAGCACACATGCTTTGTCCTTGCTGACTTGCTACTTCAATTCATTACAATAGTAAAATATGGACACCCTGTCCAACAACACACAAGTAAGCATTCTTTGAATTGAGATATACGATGAACGGACAAATTTCTGGGATAGAGGCGCTTCTTGAAACTCCAAATATGAAAGAACGCGTTTCACAAAGGGTTTTCATCCATGTAGCACTTGGGTTACCCTTTCACTAATGTATCTATGAAAATAGCCTTGTCAAATAATCAATGACTGCTTTGGTGGTTTAGTGGTATAATGCTTCGTTGCCATCGAAGCGACCCGGGTTCGATTCCCGGCCGAAGCAATCTTTTTTGTGCAACCCACACACACACACCATGTGTGGGTTACTCGTTTTCAGACTCTTTTGACGGCGCCAGGAGACAAAACAACGGACAAACAAAGTAATAGTAATGACACTATTTCAAAGTCGTAAAACGAAAGATATCTCCACAGTCGTCGAAAGCCACAGTATCTGAAATTGTTAGTCCAACGCTAACGTTTCGctgtaaaaagaaaaaaggtgGAAACATCCCATCCTCGTTCGTTATAAATACAaccaaattttgaaaacataatttatgaatatgaaaCACAAAGTAGACCTATCATATACGGATGCCATCTTTCCTTGATAAAAGCGGCCGTTTGGTCTAGTGGTATGATACCATCTTAGGGTGATGGTGGTCCTGGGTTCGATTCCCAGAACAGCCCATTGTTTTTACTCTTCAACACACTCACAAGTGTGATAATATGTAAAAGCCAGCTGAGAAAAACCATTTACTCACACTTCATTCTAAAGTTACAGCATATTGCCATAAATTAGTTTATAGCTTTACTCATCACAGCATGGTCGCATGATGTAGTTGGTTATCATGTCGATCTAATAAGTCGAATGTCGCCAGTTCGAGCCTGGCTGTGACCATAGtttttttctatctttATATAAAGTATATATCATATTTTGGTGTATGTTTTTGAGTACCAAGCGAAATatccttttaaaaaaataaaaggaaaaaaggaagaaaagaaaaaagattaaacctattaaaagaaaaacggGTCGTTTTGAACCATGAATAAAGTGAAATCGAATTTCCTTTGATATTCCAAAAGCGTccaataatttattaaatacGCTGGATCTGAggaaattcttttttataactcttttttcttttcattctttttatcctttttttattgtcaATGTTTCCATGGCTCACACACACTAGTAGAAAAAAGGTATCGTAAGCGACTCGCTAAataacaagaaaaaaaagcgtATAGTAGTAAATGAGACAATCCGAGACAATTGTGCTTCATTGAGACATTTTCTTATGAGAGCATCAAAAATGCCTCAAATAGCgatttttgttatttataTAGTCTCCTTCCTTCATTTCTCTGTTTACCATTGACaagtttcttcctttcaaacaaaaaaaaaaatcacagCAACGTTGtttaaaaacgaaaagagaACGGCGGCCAAAACGTAAACGTGTCTTGCGTTAATAAATTAAGCTGCTGTCAGgatttatcaaaaaaatttgtaagAGTCAAAACGATTCAcgaattttgattttatttttatttactctCTCCGGTTTCATTCGAAAAGGGAGAAAAGGGAAGAAGgagtttttcattttgctctcttttctttcacatCTAGCGATTTCCTTGCTttctattatttatttcatcttcatcgtTTGCTCTTTATAgtttcatttgtttattccACATGTCGTTTTTACAACaggcaaaagaaaatatggGGGATATTTTAATCCATTTAGGCGGAAGCTTAAAACAACAGTCAGATTCCCTCTTGAATGCTGAAAATGACAAGTCTGCTATTGAGGTGTTCCAACGGGGGGCCTCTAAAATGAGCAACTCGGCTATGGGTGGAATGTCGAATATGACAAACTCCAGTACTTCGAGCTCTTCTACCGCTTCCTCCACCGGTGCTTCCTGCAAAACCTCCATGTATTGGAACTGGTACACCATTGACGCTTGCTTTATTACCAAACATTGGCATATACGCAGCAAGGGTATGTTTGTCGGAAGTATCTTTGGTATCATTTTTATGATGATGGCTCTGGAACTCGTTCATCGCTTACAGCGTGAATTCGACCGTTGGTGTATTCGTCAGTCTCAAAACCGATCCAACCATGTATGCCATCATTCTCCCGAAAGCTCCTTCGTTAGTTCTTCTTCCCATGATTTGAGCTGGTTCACCCGTgtttgtttccattttaTACGCTCATGTCTCTATATTATCCAGTTCATTGTAACTTATATTGCCATGCTTCTGGCCATGTACTATAATGGCTATGTGATATTGTTTCTATTTTGTGGTACCTTTTTgggcttctttttgtttgctgcAGACACCGTAACTCCCAACGAGCCAATGTCCAATCCccaaatcaacaaaatagTCCATGTATCTGATGAAAAGGATCTTGGCTTTAAAACAGACAGCCAACCTTCTGACGCCtaatttgcttttcagctttttgtttgtaattTCTTGTAATGTTCGTTCTTTAAAATACACATGTTTATTCGTTTTATGATCCATAATTAGAATCAATTTAagttttcattgtttttcttctcaaGTTTTCAAGTTTTGTATTCATAAATGTTAAAATATTCTCGGTCTATCTTGAGCCATGAGATCAATAtctgcttttctttctgatTACGTTGGAAGCCTGGCTGGAAACATGTTCTTCTCAATGAAATCGAAAGAGCTTAAAAACGATTCCATTCCGACTCAAGTTCCTGTCGCCATTGAAGTGTTTTCCTATACTTTGGAAGATCCATTCCTACTACTGACCGCACTAATAATACATCAATCTTTCCATCTGAGCATTTACGACCAACAATGTCCAACCATTCTCGTATTTGAATCTTTAGGTTTCCGAGGACTGCAGCCAAATCGCATTCAACAATACTTGATTCATCTTGAAGGCGTAAAATTCCATTATCGTAAGACTGAACATAACCCAAAAAACGAACCTTTTGCCCAGCTGGGGAGTTTTGTACTTGTTTTAAAAATACCAACCTTGTGCCATCCATTCCTCTATGGAGACTCTTTTCCCATATATTGGAAACCGGTATTTACCAACTACGATATAGATACTTGCAAAAGCTTCAAAGATCTaaccaaaaacaagtaTCCGCAATTTAAATTTCCACAACTCTTTTCTCAACAAACCTGGAAGCAACCAATGGTCATACAAAGCAAGAAACTAAAAGTTAAAAAGATTTGCTTCGGCCGGGAATCGAACCCGGGTCGCTTCGATGGCAACGAAGCATTATACCACTAAACCACCAAAGCAGTCGTTAAAGTTGACTCTAAAATAGACTATATATCCCTATACGAAAACCTTTTTTAAGGAGAGGCATGGgagaaaagacaaagtcCCTACTACttacttttcttcagcAGTCTCTGATATCGTTGGCAAAACGCACAAATCCTGGGTAAGAGGTGTACTAgcgatttttttttaaaaaaaagaggtgCTTTACTTCCTTTATTGAACTTAAAGAACCTGGAATTGGCTGGAAAGGCAAAATTTGTATGCTTGTataattcattctttaaataTTGAAGCAGTCCTTTTGAGCTGGCTATTTTGAACTGcattaatttttgttaatatgtttcattttataaagCAAAGCTGGGTTCGACAGGGGATTCTTATTCAAACCCGAAATATTAATCGGTTGTATCCAAAGATGCGAATCCCTAAACGACCAGAAGTTCCTTTAGGAACAAAAATTGCTGAAGCAGATGCTTCCGCAGATGTATACTACAATCCACCTGCATCTTCGCCAGACACCCGAATTACACCGCTGTTATTCCGTTACGATGCTCCATCAGTAAAAGAACGGACGGCGCTAGCAGAGAAACTTAAGGACTCATTATCTCCTTTTGTATCTAGGAAATCTATTTCAAAGGGAAACCTTCGTTTTTCCACTAATCAATTGACGGAtgaggaaaagaatgcaaTTCACGACATGCGGTTGTCCAACCCAGACGAGTGGACAACCGGAGCTTTGTctaaaaaatttcaagcTACTCGTCTTTTAATTTCCAGGATCTGTGAAGCACCGAAAGAACGGTTGGCAACAGTGGAAGAGGAACTGGATCAGCAGAAACTTCGCTGGGGCAAAGGGAAACGCCAAGTTCgaagagaaaagatatCTCGAAACACCTTTCGTGTTAACGAACGTGTTTCTAAATTCTAATGTTTGTTGTTTAGGTTCAATTGAAAGACGGATTGGTTTCGAAAATACCTTTGCATTCTCTCCCCTTGTTTGCTTTATGTTTATCAACATAACTTTATCTATGTACCTAAAAATATCCATTCTCTAGATATCATTTAGCGAATCCCTACAGTCATATAATTGCAgtttattcaaaaacaaacccCGAACTCTCTTGAGTTCAATAAAACTaaacttttaaataaatttaaatgGACATCACTCAAAATATGACTCTAATTCTTTAGTATTTTACTTGACTTTGGTTCTTACtattcttgtttgtttggttctcaaattttcaataattctTCGCCCGGAGGGAAAGGGGAGTACAGCGATACttcaaacttttattttattttattttctgtcTTTCCAACCATACGTCTGTTTCATGTCTATTTCTGGAAGTTCTAATAAGGAACAGTTATCGTAAGTTACAGAATCCAACCTAAAGAGTATGTCACTACACGGCAAGTTCTTGAGATCAACCGAAACAATCCATCCGTGGAATTTTTACAGAAGCAAGGAAAATAAGTCTTTACCTTTCTTTCCGTTACCTTTAGAATTTCGTTAacgttgttttttcttatacCATCTAGTAGGACTTGGCAAAGTGACATCAGCACGAAGTAAGCTGTAGAGGGTCTCTAAAAGATGAAATAGTACGTACGAAAGTGATCTCATGAATTCGACAAGTTACGTTTTTCTTGGCGTaactttgtttataaaatatgTATGATACAAACGTATAGCAAATGGTGTTTACTATATAAGAAGCCCATCATCGGCTGCACCAGTACACATCTCTCTTATAATACAAGTTAAATTGTGGTCAGTAccatatttttatttactttttgaattgaattgactTGATTACGTTTAGATACGCTCCAATATAGTCGGTACCTGCCCTTCTCAGAAATAACAGGAATTTATCAGACgcaaaaaaagatttcctATAAATATACTCACAAAATATACCAATTTAAGacgcttttctttatcgctaaacaataatttttgaaatcatGGACAGACGTATTAAGATCGGCGGAATCGTTGCTGCTGGTGCAGCAGCTGcttatttctttatggGTCGCCATAAACAGCCAGCAAACCAATTGGAGCAGAAAAATGCAGACTTCATGAATGCCATTGAAAGAGAAGGCCGTCGTTTTGATCGTGCGGTAGGTGACACTGCAGACAAGGCTAAGTCATTCGTACACGATAGCAAAGACAAGGTTGTGGATCAATTAGAAAAGCCTCGTGAAGATGCGCAGGAATTGCAAGGAGAAATGAagacaaaaacaaacgacGTTGTACACTCTCCCAATAAAAAAGATCAATCCAAATGGTTTTAAGGGTTAACGGTGTGCAGCTTCAGAGAGGCCGCTGAAGGTAGGCAAAGACGGCGTTGTCGGTTTGCTGAAACTGAAAGCGGCTTTTGAGATTTTTATTGACACTTTTGATATGCCTTATGTTACTATTTATGATGTTTACATTCCAACGATActttaaaatatatattaaGCAATGGCTTTAAATTATGCCGACAAAATGAATTCCGATCACTTCTTATATCAATCAACGAACAAGGGAAGTGTATGTCAAACGTATCCCATCCTGCCTTGCTCTGTTTGTGTAGCTGGCCAAGTTTCCTTTATGATCAATTAATCGTACTCTGTTCTATACATTTCACATTGAATTATactaaaaaaacaaaacttgtATGAAATAGAATCTGTTAGATTAATTATGATTACTTACAATGTATTAACCAACTGTGTTGATCTAATATAATGTACAAATAAAAGCCGATTCCATCAGCGCAAACATCCCCTTTAGCTGAATAGTTCGTTTGGGTTTGTTTAGACgaaattttcaaatctTTTGGTTTCATCATTTTTCATGCTTGAATATCTAGATCGACGATACACATCATATTTGGGGCTactgtttctttatttgcTCTGATTCGACAAAGTACTTGAAGCCACAGAGCCTTCTACCAGTATAGAGAATAATAATCTTAATCTTACCATTGTATGACATCTTTTAAGCTAAAAGATATTGAGGCTTGTCATCAAGGGCAGGAACTGCCATAAGATTGAATGCCAAGAAGGTAAAATTAATAGACGATGTAAcctgaaaaagaatccattcacatatttacaattgtttaatttcaagttcatttgtttgtttactcaATATTACACAAAGAGGTGTTAAGATTATATCAACCCATTCATTCTCGTAAATATATAAGCCTATCGCATAACGCTGTGACTTGCTTACCTTGACAAAGTACACCTACGACAGTATGCGAATAAGTATATCATCCTAAGGGTCTAATAGACTACTTTACGTCGTAAATAAGGCACCCTTGCGTAATTCttgaattttatatatattcaGTGAATTCTGCAAGTTCTCCCTCTAACCAAATTCAACTTTGTAAAATACATCCTTAAGTGTGTTTTTGACGCTTCATTTCCTTGCTTGATTAATTTCGTGTAAAATGACAGTGATGACCGCGAAATTGGTGCATCCAGCGAAACGTATGTGGTGATATATTGTAGAAAGGGGTGCTTGAAGACAATAAGAGTTGCGCGCTTTTG
The nucleotide sequence above comes from Schizosaccharomyces osmophilus chromosome 3, complete sequence. Encoded proteins:
- the gir2 gene encoding RWD domain protein, involved in cytoplasmic translation Gir2, which encodes MSSAIEEEKEILESIYPDEFQCLDERTFQITQTIDSEESKCSDPPSVILIATLSDEYPNEIPEIKIRISPPHRWLGEEQMKYLQEVVHQNAEECLGMAMVFSLCSILKEEVNTVLYQQCEKEEKELEDRQNREIELENEKFQGTPVTAESFMKWKKEFDIWREEEIRRENEERLRNALNSTSNNNVRKAILEKKLTGRQLFERNMVKVDDSEDYD
- the ctr4 gene encoding plasma membrane copper transporter complex subunit Ctr4, whose translation is MSFLQQAKENMGDILIHLGGSLKQQSDSLLNAENDKSAIEVFQRGASKMSNSAMGGMSNMTNSSTSSSSTASSTGASCKTSMYWNWYTIDACFITKHWHIRSKGMFVGSIFGIIFMMMALELVHRLQREFDRWCIRQSQNRSNHVCHHSPESSFVSSSSHDLSWFTRVCFHFIRSCLYIIQFIVTYIAMLLAMYYNGYVILFLFCGTFLGFFLFAADTVTPNEPMSNPQINKIVHVSDEKDLGFKTDSQPSDA
- the ten1 gene encoding nuclear telomere cap complex subunit Ten1, with the protein product MDGTRLVFLKQVQNSPAGQKVRFLGYVQSYDNGILRLQDESSIVECDLAAVLGNLKIQIREWLDIVGRKCSDGKIDVLLVRSVVGMDLPKYRKTLQWRQELESEWNRF
- the mrpl20 gene encoding mitochondrial ribosomal protein subunit L58 is translated as MFHFIKQSWVRQGILIQTRNINRLYPKMRIPKRPEVPLGTKIAEADASADVYYNPPASSPDTRITPLLFRYDAPSVKERTALAEKLKDSLSPFVSRKSISKGNLRFSTNQLTDEEKNAIHDMRLSNPDEWTTGALSKKFQATRLLISRICEAPKERLATVEEELDQQKLRWGKGKRQVRREKISRNTFRVNERVSKF
- a CDS encoding Schizosaccharomyces specific protein, yielding MDRRIKIGGIVAAGAAAAYFFMGRHKQPANQLEQKNADFMNAIEREGRRFDRAVGDTADKAKSFVHDSKDKVVDQLEKPREDAQELQGEMKTKTNDVVHSPNKKDQSKWF